The following is a genomic window from Nitrospira sp..
TGCTCATTCAGACCAACTCCTCTTGCCTGCTCTCAATTCGCACGTGTACCAGCAAACGCGTCCGCTACAGAATCTGCACCACACCGTTCACAAAACCGTACTCATAAATGCTGCTGAACCGGAGTTCCGCTGATGCGGCAATCTTTTCAGCCTGCGCCCGGTTCCCTCGTGGAATGAGCAAATATATCGGCACCCCCGCGACGGCAGCGCGTTTCCACTTATACTGAGTATCGGGATTCTGAAGCGAATCCTCGGTTTCGACTTCGGCCATCCACTGCATACGATTGCCGCGCGGACTGAAGGACCATCCGGCAATATCGGACTGCTGGTCATGATCAGTCCAGGGATTATGACCGGACATCGTCCTGATCGTGACCTTGCACTGAAACGCCCGTGCCCATCGCTGAGCCGCCTCGCTGACGACCCGATCGTGAACCGTCTCGATCCCTTTTTCGCCTAAGACCGTACTCATGGATGACCTCCCCTACTTCACGAGCACCCATTCGTCGCGCCGCAGCTCACACACTTCAGGCAAGTGCCGTTACGCACCATCGTAAACTGTTTGCATTCCGGACAGGGATCGCCTTCATAACCCTTGACCTTGGCGCTCTGTACCTCGGTCAAGGTCAGCGTCTCGCGAATCAGCTCGACTTTCCGCGCCGCCAGCGCATGGCCGTTTCCGTTTCCATGCTCTTTTGTTCCGTTCCGGCGAATCGGCAGATGCTCCATGCTCACCGACGATTTCGCCAGCGCAACGATATCCGCTTCCTCGTCCACGCATTCAGGATCCTGCTCGTCCATCTTCATCGAGTCCATCCGCAAGTCTTCTTCTTTTACCTGCGCCAAATCGTACCGGTCCAGGTAGGTCACAGCCAGCTCACGGAAAATATAATCGATGATCGAGGTCGACATCTTAATGCGATCATTTAGTTTGACCGGTCCATTCGGCTCGAAACGGGTAAATACAAACGCTTCAACGAATTCTTCCAGCGGCACGCCATGCTGCAAACCCAAGGAAATCGCAATCGCGAAACAATTCATCAGGCTCCGAAACGCGGCGCCTTCTTTGTGCATATCCAAGAAGATCTCGCCGACCGTCCCGTCTTCATACTCACCGGTTCGCAAATACAGCTTATGCCCGCCGACAATGGCTTTTTGGGTATACCCGTTCCGTCTTCCCGGCAGCGGCCGCCGCTTAGCTAGATAACGAACCAGCACACGCTCCGTGATTTTCTCCGCGGCCGCCGATACCGTATCGACAGACGCCTCAACCGCCTTTTCCCCATCGCTCGATGCGCTCAGCGGCTGGCTCAACTTTGACCCGTCCCGATAGAGCGCCACCGCCTTCACCATGCTCTTCCAGGCAAACTGGTAGGCCGACTTCACCTCGTCAAGCGTCGCCTCCGCCGGCATGTTGATCGTCTTGCTGATCGCGCCGCTGATAAACGGTTGCGCGGCGGCCATCATCCGAATATGCGCATCGACATGAATGAAGCGCTGGCCGATCCGGCCGCAACGATTGGCGCAATCGAAGACCGGCAGATGCTCGGCTTTCAAATGCGGGGCCCCTTCGACCGTCATTGTGCCGCAGCAATATTCGTTGGCCGCGGCAATTTCCTCCTGGGTGAAGCCCAGCGCCTTGAGCATATTGAAGTTCGTTTCAGCCAGCTGTGCATCGGTCAAACCAAGCTTCTCGATGCAAAACGCCTCGCCCAGAGTAAACTTGTTAAATAGAAACGCGATTTCAAAGGCCTGAACCAGGTTGCTTTCAAGCCGCTCCAGTGCGGCATCGTCAAACCCTTTATTGCGCAAGGTCTCGTGATTGATAAAGGGCGCGCCCTTGAGTGTCTGAGCGCCGACGCAATAGCGGACGATGTCTTGGATCTGGCTCTCGGAATACCCCATGGTCGTGAGGGCCTGGGGAATGCTCTGGTTGATGATCTTGAAATACCCGCCACCGGCTAGCTTCTTGAACTTGACCAAGGCAAAGTCCGGCTCGATCCCGGTGGTGTCGCAATCCATCACCAGCCCGATCGTGCCGGTCGGCGCAATTACCGTCACCTGTGCATTGCGATACCCATAGGCCGTTCCGAGCTCCAAGGCCCGATCCCAGGCCCGGCGGGCCGCGATCAGCAGGTCGGGAGGACAATGCTCCGGCTGAATGCCCATGGGAACGATCGACAGCCCTTCATATTCGTCCGCCGCAGTGTTATAGGCCGCCCGCCGGTGGTTGCGGATGACTCGCAGCATCTGGTCGCGATTCTTGATATATCCTGGAAACGGCCAGAGTTCCGCGGCCATTTCTGCCGATGTGCTATACGACTCTCCGGTCATAATCGACGTAATCGCTCCGCAGATTGCCATCGCTTTGGGAGAATCGTAGGGAATCCCCTGCCGCATCAATACCGTCCCGAGATTGGCATAACCCAATCCCAACGTACGGAACTGATAACTCCTCTCCGCAATCGATTTGCTTGGGAAAGACGCCATCAGCACGCTGATCTCCAGCACAATCGTCCAGAGACGCACCGCATGACGGAAGTTCTCCAACTCAAACTGCCCGTCCGGCGTGTAAAACAGCGCCAGATTGAGCGAGGCCAGATTGCAGGCCGTGTCGTCGAGAAACATGTATTCGGAGCAGGGATTGGAGGCGTTGATCCGCCCATCCTCAGGACAGGTATGCCACTCATTGATCGTCGTGTCGTACTGCGTCCCAGGGTCGGCGCAGATCCACGCGGCCCAGGCAATTCGATCCCAAAGATCGCTGGCCTTCACCGTTTTACAGACCTTGCCGTCGATCCGGCGCTTTAACTGCCAATCGCCGTCATTTTCCAGCGCCTTGAAGAACTCGTTCGGAATTCTGACGCTGTTATTGGAGTTCTGTCCGGAAACGGTCTGATAAGCTTTTCCATCCCA
Proteins encoded in this region:
- a CDS encoding Vitamin B12-dependent ribonucleotide reductase (MaGe:77308479); this encodes MRIERRFTRRGQGPYEGLTFVKRSSEIRNPDGSTVFKLENIDVPEQWSQLAIDILAQKYFRKAGVPQKDLAGNALMGSDGKPVLGSERDARQVFERLAGCWTHWGKEYGYFKTPEDSEAFQDEIGYMLARQMAAPNSPQWFNTGLHYAYGLSGPAQGHFYVDPKSREVVKSTNAFEHPQPHACFIQSVDDDLVNENGIMDLWVREARLFKYGSGTGTNFSRLRGDGEGLSGGGRSSGLMSFLKIGDRAAGAIKSGGTTRRAAKMVCLDLDHPDIEEFIDWKVIEEQKVAAMVTGSKVCAQRLNAVLKACHVVDGMGQMRAEIDPKKNPVLREALASARRDMVPEAYVQRMYSYAQQGFTHFAFHEYDTNWDGKAYQTVSGQNSNNSVRIPNEFFKALENDGDWQLKRRIDGKVCKTVKASDLWDRIAWAAWICADPGTQYDTTINEWHTCPEDGRINASNPCSEYMFLDDTACNLASLNLALFYTPDGQFELENFRHAVRLWTIVLEISVLMASFPSKSIAERSYQFRTLGLGYANLGTVLMRQGIPYDSPKAMAICGAITSIMTGESYSTSAEMAAELWPFPGYIKNRDQMLRVIRNHRRAAYNTAADEYEGLSIVPMGIQPEHCPPDLLIAARRAWDRALELGTAYGYRNAQVTVIAPTGTIGLVMDCDTTGIEPDFALVKFKKLAGGGYFKIINQSIPQALTTMGYSESQIQDIVRYCVGAQTLKGAPFINHETLRNKGFDDAALERLESNLVQAFEIAFLFNKFTLGEAFCIEKLGLTDAQLAETNFNMLKALGFTQEEIAAANEYCCGTMTVEGAPHLKAEHLPVFDCANRCGRIGQRFIHVDAHIRMMAAAQPFISGAISKTINMPAEATLDEVKSAYQFAWKSMVKAVALYRDGSKLSQPLSASSDGEKAVEASVDTVSAAAEKITERVLVRYLAKRRPLPGRRNGYTQKAIVGGHKLYLRTGEYEDGTVGEIFLDMHKEGAAFRSLMNCFAIAISLGLQHGVPLEEFVEAFVFTRFEPNGPVKLNDRIKMSTSIIDYIFRELAVTYLDRYDLAQVKEEDLRMDSMKMDEQDPECVDEEADIVALAKSSVSMEHLPIRRNGTKEHGNGNGHALAARKVELIRETLTLTEVQSAKVKGYEGDPCPECKQFTMVRNGTCLKCVSCGATNGCS
- a CDS encoding hypothetical protein (Evidence 4 : Unknown function but conserved in other organisms; MaGe:77308478) is translated as MSTVLGEKGIETVHDRVVSEAAQRWARAFQCKVTIRTMSGHNPWTDHDQQSDIAGWSFSPRGNRMQWMAEVETEDSLQNPDTQYKWKRAAVAGVPIYLLIPRGNRAQAEKIAASAELRFSSIYEYGFVNGVVQIL